From one Flavobacterium kingsejongi genomic stretch:
- a CDS encoding ABC transporter substrate-binding protein, with translation MRKTVIRILFCFLVVTLAACKKETPTPTPLTTSAKNNISYAKGLELYHYATFSIVKITSPWPDAKKEYTYVLYKAGAVIPDSLKSATAIQVPVKSLVATSTTHIPSLEMLGVENTLVGFPNTDYISSEKTRKRIDSGKVKEVGNNESLNTEVLIDLDPDVIVGYGIDNNNPSLDILEKSGLKVILNGDWNEQTPLGKAEWIKFFGTLYGKDDEAATIFSGIEKEYLATVALAKKAVTQPTVFTGAMYQDQWYMSEGNSWAATFLKDANAAYLWKDTPGTGSLSLSFETVFLKAQNAEFWIGPAQFTALREMADANPHYAQFDAFKNKKVYSSSTKKGAKGGVLYYEIAPNRPDLVLKDMIKILHPELLPDYELYFFEKLN, from the coding sequence ATGAGAAAAACAGTAATCCGGATTTTATTTTGTTTCCTTGTAGTCACACTTGCGGCCTGCAAAAAAGAAACTCCTACTCCTACTCCTTTAACTACCAGTGCGAAGAATAATATTTCGTATGCCAAAGGGCTTGAATTGTACCATTATGCTACTTTCAGCATCGTAAAAATCACCAGTCCATGGCCGGATGCCAAAAAAGAATATACCTATGTCCTCTATAAAGCGGGAGCTGTAATTCCTGATAGCCTGAAAAGCGCCACTGCCATTCAGGTACCTGTGAAATCTTTAGTCGCAACTTCCACGACCCATATTCCATCCCTGGAAATGCTGGGTGTGGAAAACACGTTGGTTGGTTTTCCCAATACGGATTACATCTCTTCTGAAAAAACAAGGAAGCGTATCGATTCCGGAAAAGTAAAAGAAGTAGGCAATAACGAAAGCCTCAATACCGAAGTACTCATTGACCTTGATCCGGACGTGATTGTAGGCTATGGTATTGACAATAATAATCCCTCCCTGGATATCCTGGAGAAAAGCGGCTTAAAAGTAATTTTAAATGGCGACTGGAATGAACAAACGCCTTTAGGCAAAGCCGAATGGATCAAGTTTTTTGGCACGCTTTACGGTAAGGACGACGAGGCAGCGACTATTTTCTCCGGAATTGAGAAAGAATACCTCGCTACTGTGGCACTCGCGAAAAAAGCGGTTACCCAGCCCACTGTATTCACTGGGGCGATGTATCAGGATCAATGGTATATGTCGGAAGGCAATAGCTGGGCTGCCACCTTTTTAAAGGATGCCAATGCTGCCTATCTCTGGAAGGATACTCCCGGAACCGGAAGCCTTTCTTTGAGTTTTGAGACGGTTTTCCTCAAAGCCCAGAATGCGGAATTCTGGATTGGGCCTGCCCAATTTACAGCACTACGGGAGATGGCAGATGCCAATCCTCATTATGCGCAATTTGATGCTTTTAAAAATAAAAAGGTATATTCGTCCAGTACTAAAAAAGGGGCTAAAGGTGGCGTACTCTATTATGAAATCGCTCCCAACCGCCCGGACCTGGTCTTAAAAGATATGATTAAAATCCTGCATCCGGAATTGTTACCCGATTATGAGCTTTATTTCTTCGAAAAACTAAACTAA
- a CDS encoding tRNA (cytidine(34)-2'-O)-methyltransferase — MLNVVLVEPEIPNNTGNIGRLCVGTQSRLHLIHPFGFVINDKNLKRSGLDYWKHLDWFEYPSVEDWIKTVPDPSRVFLFTSNTTQSYLSAEFQEGDWLVFGKESVGLSAQVLAAFSNHVKIPSSPLIRSYNIANAVAFALGEGLRQLATPEK, encoded by the coding sequence ATGCTGAATGTTGTTTTGGTTGAGCCTGAAATCCCGAATAATACCGGGAATATTGGACGTTTGTGTGTAGGAACCCAGAGCAGGCTGCACCTGATCCATCCATTTGGTTTTGTAATAAATGACAAAAACCTCAAGCGCTCCGGACTGGATTACTGGAAACACCTGGACTGGTTTGAATATCCTTCTGTTGAAGACTGGATCAAAACAGTTCCGGATCCGTCACGGGTATTCCTCTTTACTTCCAATACAACACAATCCTATCTTTCTGCTGAATTCCAGGAAGGCGACTGGCTGGTTTTTGGAAAAGAATCGGTAGGACTTAGTGCGCAGGTATTAGCTGCTTTTTCCAACCATGTCAAAATCCCATCTTCCCCACTGATCCGCAGTTATAATATCGCCAATGCTGTTGCTTTTGCCCTGGGCGAAGGATTACGGCAATTGGCAACGCCTGAAAAATAG
- a CDS encoding DUF6526 family protein: MKPQSYENHIRFYPPHHFVFYPVTLILLIVSAYYAVTDTENTKLWIFISSTIALVIWSMYMVRQHYALILQNRIVRDELRYRYYVLTNKRLELVAPELNDSQLFALRFAPDAELPDLVHRTVAENLSGTAIKKSIVHWFPDYNRV, encoded by the coding sequence ATGAAACCGCAATCCTACGAAAACCACATCCGTTTCTATCCTCCCCATCATTTTGTATTCTATCCAGTAACCCTTATTTTACTCATTGTTTCAGCTTATTATGCGGTTACCGATACCGAAAATACGAAGCTTTGGATTTTTATAAGTAGTACAATTGCACTGGTAATATGGAGTATGTATATGGTGCGCCAGCATTATGCATTGATCTTGCAAAACCGGATTGTACGGGACGAACTGCGGTACCGGTATTATGTACTGACCAATAAAAGGCTGGAACTTGTAGCGCCAGAACTCAACGACAGCCAGCTTTTTGCCTTACGGTTTGCCCCGGATGCTGAGCTTCCGGATTTGGTTCACCGTACGGTGGCTGAAAATCTTTCCGGGACTGCTATTAAGAAAAGTATAGTGCATTGGTTTCCCGATTACAACAGAGTCTAA
- a CDS encoding iron ABC transporter permease has product MRNQFLFSGLIVSLVLLFLINMSLGSVAIPLKEVFTTLTGGTSEKSTWQYIILNYRLPKAFTAIMVGMGLSISGLLMQTLFRNPLAGPDVLGLSSGASLGVAMVVMGAGFFPALLSGILLSQFSIVIASSLGSFLVLLAVLAVSQRLKDTMAILIVGLMFGSITSSVVSVLTYFSSADQLQKFTFWALGSLGNLSWNSIINLSTCTLIGLTLSFINIKPLNALLLGENYARSMGVDYQRTKTLLIFTTSILTGSITAYAGPIFFIGLVIPHIAKLVFQTSNHAILFWATLLLGISIMLLCDTISQMPGCDFTLPINAVTSIIGAPVVIWLLLGKRKMAT; this is encoded by the coding sequence ATGAGAAACCAATTTCTTTTCTCGGGACTGATCGTCAGCCTGGTACTTTTATTCCTAATCAATATGAGCCTGGGATCTGTTGCCATACCCCTAAAAGAAGTTTTTACCACACTAACGGGAGGAACATCTGAAAAAAGCACCTGGCAGTATATTATCCTGAATTACCGCCTGCCTAAAGCTTTTACAGCAATAATGGTAGGTATGGGACTTTCGATAAGCGGTTTACTGATGCAGACCCTTTTCCGGAATCCTTTAGCCGGGCCTGATGTATTGGGATTAAGTTCCGGTGCCAGCCTTGGCGTAGCAATGGTCGTGATGGGCGCCGGTTTTTTTCCGGCACTGCTAAGCGGAATACTGCTCTCCCAGTTTAGTATTGTTATCGCCTCCAGCCTGGGTAGCTTTTTAGTGCTGCTGGCGGTACTGGCAGTATCACAACGGCTGAAAGATACGATGGCCATACTGATCGTCGGGCTGATGTTTGGGAGCATTACCAGTTCGGTCGTTAGTGTACTCACCTATTTCAGTTCGGCAGATCAACTCCAGAAATTTACCTTTTGGGCACTTGGCAGCCTTGGAAATTTATCCTGGAATTCCATTATCAACCTCAGCACCTGTACACTAATCGGGCTTACCCTAAGCTTTATCAATATCAAACCGCTGAATGCACTCCTACTCGGGGAGAATTATGCCCGCAGCATGGGAGTCGATTACCAACGTACCAAAACACTATTGATTTTTACCACCAGTATCTTAACCGGGAGCATTACTGCCTATGCCGGGCCGATCTTTTTTATAGGGCTGGTCATTCCCCATATTGCGAAATTGGTATTCCAGACCAGCAATCACGCGATCCTTTTTTGGGCAACATTGCTTTTGGGCATTAGTATCATGTTGTTGTGTGATACCATTTCCCAAATGCCGGGTTGCGATTTCACATTGCCCATCAATGCTGTAACTTCAATTATAGGAGCACCTGTGGTAATCTGGCTTTTGCTTGGAAAACGAAAAATGGCGACCTGA
- the rmuC gene encoding DNA recombination protein RmuC, protein MDSITILFIVVSLIIGILIGRFILSGSSKAVAAEKIATLQEQLNQIKEQLNQERQATTQQQSQLQDEKEQLRAEKEDLRLQLTIKEVDFDNLLERSREQKAETAELQAKFTTEFENLANKILEEKSSKFTEQNRENIKNILSPLQEKILHFEKKVEDSQKENIGIHASLREQLVHLQSQNLRITQEAENLTKALKGDSKMQGNWGELILERVLEKSGLEKGREYEVQQHFTNEEGARVFPDVVINLPDGKKMIIDSKVSLVAYERYVNEEDDQQKNGHLLQHVTSLKRHVDQLSAKNYHDLYKMESPDFVLLFIPIEPAFAIALNTDNSLYNKAFEKNIVIVTPSTLLATLRTIDSIWANQKQQQNAYEIARQAGALYDKFEGFVSDLVKIGKKMDEAKSEYGNAMNKLVEGKGNMINSMEKLKKMGAKAKKSLPENILNRAEEASATESNNTDDDTNGTSLTSNFLN, encoded by the coding sequence ATGGATAGTATCACCATCTTATTTATCGTTGTCAGCCTTATTATCGGAATCCTCATCGGCCGTTTTATTCTTTCAGGAAGCTCCAAAGCAGTTGCAGCCGAAAAAATAGCAACTTTACAGGAGCAACTGAATCAGATCAAAGAACAGCTGAATCAGGAAAGACAGGCCACCACACAACAACAATCTCAATTGCAGGACGAAAAAGAGCAACTCCGTGCCGAAAAGGAAGACCTCCGGTTACAGCTCACCATTAAAGAAGTCGATTTTGACAACCTCCTGGAACGCAGCAGGGAACAGAAAGCAGAAACGGCAGAACTGCAGGCTAAGTTCACCACCGAATTTGAAAATTTAGCCAATAAAATCCTGGAAGAGAAATCCAGCAAATTCACAGAGCAAAATCGGGAGAACATTAAAAATATCCTTTCGCCACTCCAGGAAAAAATCCTGCATTTTGAAAAAAAGGTGGAGGATAGCCAAAAAGAAAACATAGGGATCCATGCTTCATTACGTGAGCAATTGGTACATCTTCAAAGCCAGAATCTCCGTATTACCCAGGAAGCGGAAAACCTCACCAAAGCCTTAAAGGGCGATAGCAAAATGCAGGGAAATTGGGGTGAACTCATCTTGGAACGGGTACTGGAAAAATCTGGATTGGAAAAAGGGCGCGAATACGAAGTCCAACAGCATTTTACCAATGAGGAAGGTGCTCGTGTCTTCCCCGATGTAGTTATTAATCTTCCCGATGGAAAGAAGATGATTATTGATTCCAAAGTTTCGCTGGTTGCCTATGAACGCTATGTAAATGAAGAAGACGATCAGCAAAAAAATGGGCACCTGCTACAGCATGTCACCTCTTTAAAACGCCATGTGGATCAGTTGAGTGCCAAAAATTACCACGACCTGTATAAAATGGAAAGCCCGGATTTCGTATTGCTTTTCATCCCCATCGAGCCCGCCTTTGCTATCGCGTTAAATACGGATAATAGCCTGTACAATAAGGCCTTTGAAAAAAATATTGTGATCGTCACGCCTTCCACACTATTGGCCACGCTACGAACCATTGACAGCATCTGGGCCAACCAGAAGCAACAGCAAAATGCCTATGAAATCGCACGGCAGGCGGGTGCTTTATACGATAAATTCGAAGGATTTGTAAGTGATCTGGTGAAGATTGGAAAAAAAATGGACGAAGCCAAAAGCGAATATGGAAATGCCATGAATAAGTTAGTAGAAGGGAAAGGCAATATGATCAACAGCATGGAGAAACTCAAAAAAATGGGGGCAAAAGCCAAAAAATCACTCCCGGAAAACATATTGAACAGGGCCGAAGAAGCGTCAGCTACCGAAAGCAATAACACAGATGACGACACCAACGGAACCTCACTTACCTCCAATTTCTTAAATTAA
- a CDS encoding TonB-dependent receptor plug domain-containing protein encodes MTTKRFFLFLAFFACQLVMAQHDSIQYLDVVRISDVQLKSFSDSQSVLSLSDSLIRENQPSLTSLLNYNTVIYFKENGLGMVSSPSFRGTTAQQTAVIWNGININSQLTGQTDFNTITTRDFQNITVRAGGGSALYGSSAIGGSIHLNNELNFKDHFSNELHLNYGSFNTIGANYKVSVSDTKFSFQAAISRNSSENDYKFPESNWKNQNGEFYNTSLNMAFGYKINARNYIKAYSQFFDSERHFAILFPAETKTKYQDFNSRNLLEWDRFMGLFTSRVKVAYLSEKYKYFANIANDNYSDGKVETVIGKYDLTYDINTTMKLNAIVDYTQNKGTGTGILHKTRNIASAGLLFKHEVGSRFLYELSGRKEVTDNYKSPVLFSVGANYKVTDFYTLKLNGSRNFRVPTFNDLYWEPGGNPDLKPESSYQAELGNAFTFKELQFSVTGYYMDIKDMLRWIPMGANWSPVNTDKVITYGGEAMLNWSRKIGMHQVSLNGTYAYTVSENDDTKKQLIYVPHHKATGSLTYSVQRFTANYQALYVGEVYTRTDNNSRYTIDPYLVGNATVNYTFGKKFSYTLGVQVLNLWNENYQSVENRFLPGRNINTYLTLNF; translated from the coding sequence ATGACAACTAAAAGATTCTTTTTATTCCTTGCTTTTTTTGCCTGCCAGTTGGTAATGGCACAGCACGACAGCATTCAGTACCTGGATGTGGTCCGGATTTCCGATGTACAGCTCAAAAGTTTTTCCGATTCCCAATCGGTACTTTCCCTTTCGGATTCTCTGATCCGTGAAAACCAGCCTTCCCTGACTTCGCTTTTGAATTATAATACAGTGATCTATTTCAAGGAGAATGGGCTTGGAATGGTATCTTCCCCTTCTTTTCGAGGTACTACAGCCCAACAGACGGCTGTAATCTGGAATGGGATCAATATCAATTCACAACTTACCGGACAAACCGATTTCAATACCATTACCACGCGGGATTTTCAAAATATCACGGTTCGTGCCGGCGGGGGTAGTGCCTTATACGGGAGCAGTGCTATTGGCGGAAGTATCCACCTGAATAATGAACTCAATTTCAAAGACCATTTTTCGAATGAACTGCACCTGAATTACGGTAGTTTCAATACCATCGGTGCCAATTATAAAGTGAGTGTTTCCGATACTAAGTTTAGTTTTCAGGCAGCGATTTCCAGGAATAGCTCGGAAAATGATTACAAGTTTCCGGAATCCAACTGGAAAAACCAAAATGGTGAATTTTACAATACCAGCCTGAACATGGCATTTGGGTATAAGATTAATGCCCGGAATTATATCAAGGCCTACAGTCAGTTTTTTGATAGTGAGCGGCATTTTGCCATACTTTTCCCAGCGGAAACAAAAACAAAATACCAGGATTTCAATAGCCGGAACCTGTTGGAATGGGATCGCTTTATGGGACTTTTTACGTCCCGTGTCAAGGTGGCCTACCTGAGTGAAAAATACAAATATTTCGCCAACATTGCGAATGATAACTATAGCGATGGTAAGGTAGAAACCGTCATTGGTAAATATGACCTTACCTATGATATCAACACGACTATGAAGCTGAATGCCATTGTGGATTATACGCAAAACAAAGGAACAGGGACGGGAATACTTCATAAAACCCGTAACATTGCTTCGGCAGGACTGCTCTTTAAACACGAAGTCGGTTCACGGTTTTTATATGAGCTGAGCGGTCGTAAGGAAGTAACGGATAATTACAAAAGTCCTGTGTTGTTTTCTGTAGGTGCGAATTATAAAGTAACTGATTTTTATACGCTTAAACTGAACGGATCCCGGAATTTCAGGGTGCCAACCTTTAATGACCTGTACTGGGAGCCGGGTGGCAATCCCGACCTGAAACCGGAATCGTCCTACCAGGCAGAATTGGGGAATGCTTTTACCTTCAAGGAATTGCAATTTTCCGTGACGGGGTATTATATGGATATCAAAGACATGTTACGCTGGATCCCGATGGGCGCCAACTGGTCGCCGGTCAATACGGATAAAGTAATTACCTACGGTGGGGAAGCAATGCTGAACTGGAGCCGGAAAATAGGAATGCACCAGGTCTCTCTTAATGGAACCTATGCCTATACCGTATCGGAAAATGATGATACGAAAAAACAACTGATTTATGTTCCGCATCATAAAGCAACGGGATCGCTGACCTATTCGGTACAACGATTTACGGCCAATTACCAGGCGTTATATGTTGGGGAAGTGTATACCCGCACCGATAATAATTCACGGTACACCATTGATCCGTATCTGGTAGGCAACGCAACGGTAAACTATACTTTCGGAAAGAAATTCTCCTATACACTCGGTGTCCAGGTTTTAAACCTTTGGAATGAAAACTACCAAAGTGTGGAAAACCGGTTTTTACCCGGGAGGAATATTAATACCTATCTAACTTTAAATTTTTAA
- a CDS encoding PEP-CTERM sorting domain-containing protein has product MNKILLFALLAASVSHGQTYPPEAESPGSTAVHKDSPLYVAWATGITVERGYLNISNPDFMIGGSNRVSSGTPENALGAPTGPTVSLGDRGTATLTFARPISNGEGFDFAVFENGGPGFLELAFVEVSSDGTHFFRFPAHSQTQTDTQIGSFGSPSAPYLNNLAGKYAGSYGTPFDLSELPNDAQLNKNNITHVRIIDVVGAIDPLYASYEGVVVRLCKRRN; this is encoded by the coding sequence ATGAACAAAATCTTACTTTTTGCGCTGTTGGCGGCTTCGGTTTCCCATGGGCAAACGTATCCGCCGGAAGCTGAAAGCCCGGGGTCCACAGCGGTCCATAAGGATAGCCCGCTTTATGTGGCGTGGGCTACAGGAATTACGGTTGAAAGAGGGTACCTCAATATTTCCAATCCTGATTTTATGATCGGGGGAAGCAATAGGGTTTCTTCGGGTACACCGGAAAATGCCTTGGGAGCACCTACGGGGCCTACGGTGAGCCTGGGTGATCGAGGTACAGCTACGCTTACTTTTGCGAGACCGATTAGTAACGGGGAAGGTTTTGACTTTGCAGTTTTTGAAAATGGAGGGCCTGGCTTTTTAGAGCTGGCTTTTGTAGAAGTGAGTTCTGACGGTACTCATTTTTTTCGCTTTCCAGCCCATAGCCAGACCCAAACCGATACGCAAATCGGATCGTTTGGCAGCCCATCGGCACCCTACCTGAACAATCTCGCAGGGAAATATGCAGGCAGTTACGGAACGCCGTTTGATTTGAGTGAACTTCCCAATGATGCCCAGCTAAATAAAAATAACATTACACATGTCAGGATTATTGATGTAGTAGGTGCTATAGATCCACTATATGCTTCTTATGAGGGAGTAGTCGTTAGATTGTGTAAACGTAGAAATTGA
- a CDS encoding NADPH-dependent FMN reductase: MYTLKVISSTVRPGRKGPIVAQWVVEKALASGYFKVEFLDLGVVKLPLMDEKLHPSQQKYEHEHTKKWSATIGEADAYIFVTAEYDHTYPAPLRNALEYLVHEWAYKAGGIVSYGGVSAGTRAANGLKLDLATKKIVPLFEMVNIPFFEKMITDGKLVANEVMDKAIEVQFKELVKWTEGLKTIRAAK, from the coding sequence ATGTATACGTTAAAAGTTATTTCGTCCACTGTACGCCCGGGCAGAAAAGGGCCAATTGTAGCCCAATGGGTAGTAGAAAAAGCTCTGGCTTCGGGTTATTTCAAAGTTGAATTTCTGGATCTTGGTGTCGTAAAATTACCATTGATGGATGAAAAACTGCATCCGTCCCAACAAAAATATGAACATGAGCATACCAAAAAATGGAGTGCCACTATTGGGGAAGCAGATGCTTATATTTTTGTTACCGCTGAATATGACCATACCTATCCTGCGCCTTTACGGAATGCACTGGAATATTTAGTGCATGAATGGGCGTATAAAGCCGGTGGAATTGTAAGTTATGGCGGAGTTTCTGCAGGAACGCGAGCTGCCAATGGATTGAAACTGGATTTAGCCACTAAGAAAATAGTGCCTCTGTTTGAAATGGTTAATATTCCTTTTTTCGAAAAAATGATTACCGATGGAAAATTGGTTGCCAATGAAGTGATGGATAAGGCTATAGAAGTCCAGTTCAAAGAATTGGTAAAATGGACGGAAGGGCTGAAGACCATTCGCGCTGCAAAATAA
- a CDS encoding ABC transporter ATP-binding protein: MKQHNTVLETRKLQIGYSQKGKHPIIGDAIDIQLQKGQLITLVGANGIGKSTLLRTITAIQKPLQGEVLLHNRNLRDFNTQQLAQEMSIVLTEQLPPSNLTVYELVALGRQPYTNWLGKLSDLDIQKVQQALQLTQIEHLAAKKHYEISDGQLQNVLIARALAQDTPLIILDEPTTHLDLLHKAALFRLLKKLAAEAGKCILFSTHDIELAIQMSDSMIIMHDSKAIQGTPQECIADGSFDRIFKEGNISFDPLRGIFIIA, from the coding sequence ATGAAACAACATAACACAGTACTCGAAACCCGCAAACTTCAAATTGGCTATTCCCAAAAGGGGAAACACCCCATCATTGGGGATGCAATCGATATACAACTGCAAAAAGGCCAGCTGATTACCCTCGTGGGGGCAAATGGCATTGGTAAATCTACCTTGCTACGAACCATTACCGCAATCCAAAAACCGCTACAGGGTGAGGTACTGCTTCATAACAGGAACCTCCGTGATTTCAATACCCAGCAGCTCGCGCAGGAAATGAGCATTGTATTAACCGAACAGTTGCCGCCCAGTAATCTTACTGTTTATGAATTGGTCGCCCTGGGAAGGCAGCCGTACACCAACTGGCTCGGTAAATTATCTGATTTGGATATTCAAAAAGTACAGCAGGCACTCCAACTGACGCAGATTGAGCATTTGGCAGCCAAAAAACATTATGAGATCAGTGACGGGCAACTTCAAAATGTACTGATTGCAAGAGCACTTGCCCAGGATACGCCGCTAATTATATTGGACGAACCAACCACACACCTTGACCTGCTGCACAAAGCTGCATTATTCCGGTTATTGAAAAAATTAGCTGCTGAAGCTGGAAAATGTATTCTTTTTTCTACCCACGATATTGAGCTCGCCATCCAGATGAGCGACAGTATGATTATCATGCACGATAGTAAAGCGATCCAGGGCACACCGCAGGAATGTATTGCTGATGGCAGTTTCGACCGCATATTCAAGGAAGGTAATATTAGCTTTGATCCGCTACGGGGTATCTTTATTATAGCTTAG
- a CDS encoding T9SS type A sorting domain-containing protein, with protein MKQFYRLIFTFLLTILTGGFSVFAQTGFYDGVYILNEGSAGTPTASVSFISNEGILQNNIYGTVNPGQANLGDVAQHIGFHGDYAYIVLNMSNTIKVVNRNTFAYVATISTGLVNPRYIAFANGKGYVTNWGNGGVSDSYVAVINLETNTVESSIAMAEGVERILESSGKLYVAHQGGYGYGNTISVINPVTAAIEQVITVGDVPNSIIEKEGSLYVLCGGKPSWAGTQTYGKLVKINLADNTVISETDFPNQHPSNLKIEGNALLYTQDAAVYKTTVTPFSVPAAPLFSLGAQGVYGIYGMEVIDGKIYLGDAGNYVSNGTVYVYTMEGTQSSSHVVGKLPNGFYKATESSLGVTNPEAALAVTVYPNPASGVFYIRTVKTGDAMIKVYDLTGRLVKDQKYTLSGINVTDLTAGIYSVEVTIENAKYNQRIIVK; from the coding sequence ATGAAACAATTTTACAGATTAATTTTTACATTTTTACTTACAATCCTGACAGGCGGATTTTCCGTTTTTGCACAAACTGGTTTTTATGACGGGGTTTATATCCTGAATGAAGGCAGTGCAGGAACACCTACTGCTTCGGTTTCTTTTATTTCCAATGAAGGGATACTGCAAAATAACATCTATGGAACGGTAAATCCGGGACAGGCCAATTTGGGTGATGTAGCACAGCATATCGGATTCCACGGGGATTATGCTTATATCGTACTCAACATGTCCAATACGATCAAGGTCGTAAACCGAAATACTTTTGCTTATGTAGCAACCATCAGTACAGGACTTGTGAATCCAAGGTATATTGCTTTTGCTAATGGTAAAGGGTATGTGACCAACTGGGGTAATGGAGGGGTTAGTGACAGCTATGTTGCGGTCATCAACCTTGAAACCAACACAGTCGAATCGTCTATTGCAATGGCAGAAGGTGTGGAGCGCATTCTTGAAAGCAGCGGAAAACTATATGTGGCACACCAGGGCGGGTATGGATATGGCAATACCATCTCGGTGATCAATCCCGTGACTGCTGCTATAGAACAGGTGATTACTGTGGGGGATGTTCCCAATTCTATTATTGAAAAAGAAGGAAGCCTGTATGTATTATGTGGTGGGAAACCGAGTTGGGCAGGAACCCAGACGTATGGTAAACTTGTAAAAATTAATCTGGCTGATAATACGGTAATCAGTGAAACTGACTTTCCAAACCAACATCCTTCCAACCTGAAAATTGAAGGTAATGCATTATTGTATACACAGGATGCTGCGGTATATAAAACAACTGTCACCCCATTTTCAGTACCGGCTGCACCATTATTTAGCCTTGGGGCACAAGGCGTATATGGTATCTATGGAATGGAAGTGATTGATGGCAAAATTTACCTGGGTGATGCCGGAAATTATGTGAGCAATGGAACCGTTTATGTGTATACTATGGAAGGGACACAGAGTTCCAGCCATGTTGTAGGGAAATTACCAAACGGATTCTACAAAGCCACTGAAAGTAGTCTTGGCGTTACTAATCCTGAAGCTGCATTGGCAGTTACCGTATATCCTAACCCGGCTTCGGGTGTGTTTTATATTCGTACCGTTAAAACGGGCGATGCTATGATTAAAGTATATGATCTTACCGGAAGACTGGTAAAAGACCAAAAATATACGCTTTCAGGAATCAACGTTACCGATCTTACAGCTGGAATTTACAGTGTTGAGGTTACGATTGAAAACGCGAAGTACAACCAACGTATAATCGTTAAATAA
- a CDS encoding endonuclease/exonuclease/phosphatase family protein: MKKIIVIAVLLCSGLYTVTAQTTRLMSYNLRLDVKSDGENQWSLRKDKLVGLLKFYSPDFVGVQEALPHQMHYIDSSLVTYGYIGKGRDDGKEQGEFSAIFYNKDKFKLLDNATFWLSEHPDQVSMGWDAAYKRVCTYGLFQDKATNKKFYVFNTHFDHVGDVARIKSAQLIIEKIKAINTQNLPFFLSGDFNLESDSAPIQYIASQLNDSKAVAELVYGPAGTFNNFEFTKPVTMRIDYIFTSKKGITVKKYAVLSNSDQCKYPSDHFPVLIDVEWNKK; the protein is encoded by the coding sequence ATGAAAAAAATTATTGTTATTGCAGTATTGTTATGCTCGGGATTGTATACCGTTACCGCCCAAACGACACGCCTGATGTCCTACAATCTACGACTGGATGTAAAAAGTGATGGTGAAAACCAATGGTCGTTACGAAAAGACAAACTGGTGGGGCTTCTGAAATTTTACAGCCCGGACTTCGTCGGCGTACAGGAAGCTTTACCCCATCAGATGCATTATATCGACAGTAGTTTGGTTACCTATGGTTATATCGGTAAAGGCCGTGATGATGGTAAAGAGCAGGGTGAATTCAGTGCTATATTTTACAACAAAGACAAATTTAAATTATTGGATAACGCGACATTCTGGCTTTCGGAACATCCCGATCAGGTATCCATGGGATGGGACGCTGCTTATAAAAGAGTGTGTACCTATGGCTTATTCCAGGATAAGGCCACTAACAAAAAGTTTTATGTTTTTAATACTCATTTTGACCACGTAGGAGATGTGGCCCGTATCAAGAGTGCCCAGCTGATTATCGAAAAGATAAAAGCCATTAATACCCAAAACCTGCCTTTCTTCCTCAGTGGCGATTTTAACCTGGAGTCGGATAGTGCGCCTATACAATACATTGCGTCACAGCTGAATGATTCGAAAGCGGTGGCGGAATTGGTGTATGGCCCGGCGGGGACATTTAATAATTTTGAATTTACAAAACCGGTGACCATGCGTATCGATTATATTTTTACCTCTAAAAAAGGCATAACGGTGAAAAAATACGCTGTGTTAAGCAATTCGGATCAATGTAAATATCCTTCCGACCACTTTCCGGTACTTATCGATGTGGAATGGAATAAGAAGTAA